AGCACTCATTCCAAAGGCATCATTCGGCTTTGCGTTGCGGGCAATGACCATTTTGTGATTCACAAATCAATTTAATAATAATTGATCGTAGTATTAGCCAAAAAGGCAGCAAAAACTACCCTCTGCAATCAATCGAAACAGTATTTACCAATGCCCTGTATTGCCCATTGAAGCCCAAGGCTCGGCTGGTGCAAGCGCTGGGCCATCTTGCAGCAATTCTACTGACACATTATCCGGCGAGCGCACAAAGGCCATGCGTCCATCGCGCGGCGGGCGGTTTATGACAACCCCGTTATCCTGTAAATGCTGGCAGGTGTCGTAAATATTATCCACCGAATAGGCCAGATGCCCAAAATGGCGGCTGTCACTGGGCAGCCCCTCATCGCCATCCCAATTATAGGTTAACTCGACTGGGCAGTCCTCTTGTCCTTCAGGCGCCATAAACACAAGCGTAAAGCGGCCCGCTTCGCTGTCATGGCGGCGGGTTTCTTTCAGCCCAAGCAGTTCATAAAACGCCATTGAGGCCTCAAGATCTTTGACCCGAACCATGGTGTGAAGATATCGAATACCCATTGCTTTGCCCCTAAGTAGCCATTGCTTTTCCGTTCTGTGCGCAGAGTATCATGTCTTGCCCGACTGTCCAGAGTGGCATCAACGGCCGCTTTGCCGAGCTTTGGCGGGCCAGCGCCAAAGCGAAAGATTATAATTCCCCTAAATTATCATTGATCTAGCGGTTTCTTCATTCCCTTGCCCAAGATATAGTGGAACCGATTCACTACTAAAAAGGATTCGCCCATGCCGCTGTCGCCTGATCAACTGGCTGAAATTGAAGCCCAACGCGCCCAAAGTCAGACCACATTGCGGACGGTCAGCCCCGGCATGGAAAGCCACCTTTACACAGCCTATCCCGTTCTGGATCATGGCTTTGTGCGGGTCATAGATTATATGGGCGATGATGCAGCCATCTGCCAAGCGGCGCGTGTCAGTTATGGCAAGGGTACTAAATCGGTGCAAAACGACGAAGGGTTGATCCGCTATCTAATGCGGCACTGGCATTCTACACCGTTTGAGATGTGCGAGCTGAAACTTCATGTGAAACTGCCGGTGTTTGTCGCCCGCCAGTGGATTCGCCACCGCACGGCGAATGTGAACGAATATTCCGCCCGTTATTCTATTTTGGACCGTGAGTTTTATATTCCGGCCCCGGATAAGGTGGCCGCGCAATCGGTGGTCAACAATCAGGGCCGAGGTGAAGTTCTGACAGGCGCGGAAGCGGCGCAGGTTCTAGAAATTCTCAAAGCGGACAGCACCCGCGCCTATGACAATTACGAGGCGATGATTTCCCAAGATGGCCAGCAAGGGCTCGCACGCGAACTTGCGCGGATGAACCTACCGGCCAATATTTACACCCAGTGGTACTGGAAGGTTGATCTGCACAATCTGTTTCATTTCCTGCGGCTACGCGCGGATGCGCATGCGCAATATGAAATTCGGGTCTACGCCGATGAAATGTGCAAGCTTGTTGCGGATTGGGTGCCTTTTGCCTATCGCGCTTTTGAAGATTACCGGATGGGGGGCGCGACGCTGTCGGCTACGGCTTTGGACTGTGTGCGCCGGATGGTTGGCGGCGAAAAAGTCACTCAAGAAACCTCGGGTATGAGCAAAGGCGAGTGGCGCGAATTTGAAGCTACGCTGTCTGCGTAGCGCGGCCCATTACGGCAGTTCGACGGGCACCGTTTGAACCAATTCACCTTTGAGGTTGTAAATGAGGATCTGGTCATCTCCGGTCACAATAGCGTACCAGGATCGGGTTTGGGTAAAGGCCACTGGCCTTGTGCCATCGGGCAGGGTTATGGACTGGGGAAAATCAATTCCACTGTCCTGAAAGCGGATGACAAACAGGGCTATTAACACTACCATGCCCGCGATCATGGTGAAGCTTAACACAGTCACCAGCCGCCGCAAAAACGCCAGATGCGGCACATCTTGTTCTGGCTCAAAAGGTTCGGTCATGACGATGTCCCTTGTTCAGTTTGCGATTGCGGAAGATCCACCCAACCGCCTTGATAAAGCGCTTTTTCGCGATGCGCCAGAGCAAGAGGACCTGTCACGCACCCGTTTGGGTAAACTTATCGAAGAGGGCGCGGTGCGTGTGGATGGCAAAATTGCAACCAGCCCAAAGACAAAAGTTGCGGCCGGCGCCATGATTGAGATCACTTTGAAAGAGGCAAGACAAATCGCCACCGAGGCGGAAAACATTCCTCTTGAGGTGGTTTATGAAGACCCACATTTAATCGTGGTCAACAAACCGGCGGGCATGGTGGTGCATCCTGCACCGGGAACGCCCAGCGGGACTTTGGTCAATGCGCTGCTGCATCATTGCGCGGCATCACTTTCGGGAATTGGCGGCGAACGGCGGCCGGGGATTGTCCACCGGATCGACAAGGACACAAGTGGGCTTTTGGTGGTGGCCAAAACCGATAAAGCGCATCATCATTTGGCTGACCAGTTTGCCGCCCACAGCGTCGAGCGGCTCTATCAGGCGCTCTGTTTTGGGGTGCCAGAGGCCAGTGATCCACGGTTGCGCGGGGTCCGCGGCGTGAACTTTGAGCCGGGCAATATTATGAAAATCACCACCCAACTTGCGCGGCACAAAACAGACCGTCAGCGTCAGGCAGTGCTGTTTGAAGGCGGCCGCCATGCGGTTACGCGGGTGCGGATAGCGCAGCGATTTGGAGCGCCAGCAGCTGCCGCGTTGATTGAGTGCTGGCTTGAAACCGGACGGACCCATCAGATCCGGGTGCATTTGGCCCATACGGGCCATGGGTTGATTGGTGATCCGGTTTATGGTGGTAAGCGGCGGATTGCCCGCAAAGCGATGGGAGAGCAAGCAAGTGACGCCATTGGCAATTTTTCTCGGCAAGCGCTGCACGCGAGTGTTTTAGGCTTTGCGCATCCGGTAAGCGATGAAAAACTGCGTTTTGAAGCACCTTTGCCGGATGATTTTTCCAATTTGCTGGGCGATTTAACGAACACATCTTTGTGAAAATGTGCATCAATGGTCATATTTTTGCCCAAAATCGATGTAAATAGCGTAGAAAATTTGAACAGGCCTTGAAACAGATTTCATCAAATCCTAACTAAATGTTAACAGGATGAACATTAAGGGAGCAACATGAGCAACTACGCAAATCTTCCAGCCCCAACCCCCGAAGGTGGTCTAAGCCGATACTTGCAGGATATCCGCAAATTTCCGATGCTTGAGCCCGAAGAGGAATATATGCTGGCCAAACGCTGGGTCGAAGAGCAGGACACCGAGGCGGCACATAAAATGGTCACTTCGCATCTAAGATTGGCGGCAAAGATTGCTATGGGTTATCGCGGATACGGACTGCCGCAGGCCGAGGTTATCTCAGAGGCCAATGTCGGCTTGATGCAGGCGGTCAAACGCTTCGATCCTGAAAAAGGGTTTCGACTGGCAACCTATGCGATGTGGTGGATACGTGCTAGCATTCAAGAGTATATCCTGCGCAGCTGGTCGCTCGTTAAAATGGGTACGACCAGCGCCCAGAAAAAACTATTCTTCAATTTGCGCAAGGCTAAATCCCGGATCGGCGCCTTGGACGAAGGGGATATGCATCCTGATAATGTGGCGAAAATTGCCACAGATTTGGGCGTGACCGAAGCTGAGGTTATTAGTATGAACCGCCGGCTTTCTGGCGGCGATGCTTCGCTCAATGCGATGGTCGGATCAGCCGATGGCGACAGCTCAATGGAGTGGCAAGATTGGCTTGAAGACGAAGATGCGGATCAGGCGGCAGACTATGAGGCCAAGGATGAATTGGACACACGCCGCGCGCTTCTGGCAGAAGCGATGGAAGTCTTAAACGAGCGTGAACAAGATATTTTGGCCAAGCGCCGGTTGGCGGAAAAAGTCATTACGCTAGAAGAACTCAGCGAGCATTACAATGTAAGCCGCGAGCGTATTCGGCAAATTGAAGTACGTTCTTTTGAAAAGCTGCAGCTTAAAATGCGCGAACTTGCGCTTGAAAAAGGTCTTGTTGCGACAGCCTAGGGCTTTCCACTTTTACTTTAAACCCCTATCCTAACCAAAAGCTGGGATAGGGGTAATCTATGCAAAAAGTTATGCGTTGGGGTGTTGTCGGGGCATCGAAATTTGCCCGAACGCAAATGGTTCCGGCGATGATGCTGGCGCAAAATACCCAGTTTTGCGCTTTGGCCACATCAAATCCAGAGAAAGCAGCGCCTTTTCAGGCTATGGAGCCTAATTTAAAGATCTATACTGATTATGATGCGCTGCTGGCTGATCCTGAAATAGACGCGCTCTATCTTCCGCTGCCCAATCATTTGCATGTTCAATGGTGCAAAAAAGGGCTTGATGCAGGCAAGCATGTTTTGTGTGAAAAACCGATTGCAATGCGGGCCGAAGAAATTGATGATCTAATCGCTATGCGCGACAGTTCGGGGCTTTTATTGGCCGAAGCCTATATGATCGTGCATCATCCCCAGTGGCACTATGCGAGAGAGCTTTATCAAAGCGGCGCAATCGGCGAGTTGGTTCAGGTGGATGGTGTTTTTTCCTATAACAACAGCGCAGATCCCAACAATATCCGAAACCGGCCAGAAACCGGCGGTGGCAGTCTGCCCGATATCGGTGTGTATACCATGGGCGCGGCGCGTTTTGTGACCGATGAAGAACCGGTTGAAATCGTAGATGCCAATATCACTTGGCAAAATGATGTGGATGTCTGGGCGGCGATCAACGCCAAGTTTCCATCGTTTCACTTCAATGCCACCACATCAATGCGCATGGCGCCGCGCCAAGAGATGAATTTTCATGGCACTAAGGGTTTGATCCGCCTAACTGCCCCTTTCAATCCCTCGGTTTTTTCACAAGCTGAGGTCGAATTGCATTCTGCCGATATGGTGGTGTCAACCAAGCGCTATCCAGCGGAAAATCACTATGTGAACCAACTTCAGGCCTTTCGCGCATCAGCTTTAGAGGGCACGCCCTATGGCTGCACATTAGAATTTTCCCAAGGCACCCAGAGAATGATAGATATGGCGCTTAAAAAAGCGCGCGGTGATTAGTCTTTTGCGGGTGTTGCGGCGCTATTGGCGTCAATAAATTCCAGCACAAGCGGGCGAATGTTTTCACGCCAGCTTTTTCCGGCAAAGATGCCATAGTGGCCAGCCTCTGGTTCAACGTGGCTAGCTTTTTTATCCGCTGGAAGCCCTGAGCAAAGATCCAGTGCTGCAATACATTGCCCGGGCGCAGATATGTCATCTTTCGCGCCTTCGACGGTTTTGATTGCAACCTTGGTTATTTTAGAAAAATCAATTTTCTTTCCGGCTACTGTAAACTTGTTCTGTGCAATTTCGCGCTGCTTGAAAATCCGGTCTACCGTTGACAGGTAAAATTCTGCGGTCATATCCATCACTGCGAGGTATTCATCATAGAATTTGTTATGTTTGTCGTGCTCCGAGGCCGTGTTTTGGGCCACGTTCATGATTTGATCTGAAAAGGCTTGGCAGTGCCGGTCACTGTTCATCGACATAAAAGATGCCAGTTGCAACAAACCGGGGTACACTTTGCGTCCCACACCGGCATATTTAAACCCGACCTGCTGGATTAAGGTATGTTCGAGTTGGCCCATGGTAACGCGCCGGCCAAAATCAGTGACATCTGTGGGCGCCGCATCCGGATCAACTGGCCCACCGATCAATGTCAGGCTGCGCGGCTGCGCCTCTGGGTTTTCCTCGGCCAGATAGGCTGTGGCCGCTAATGCCAGCGGCACAGGTTGGCACACGGCGATAACATGGGTTTCCGGTCCAAGGTGATTTAAATAATCCACCAGATATAGCGTATAATCCTCAATATCGAATTTACCTTTTGAGACGGGTATATCGCGCGCATTATGCCAGTCCGTGACAAAGACTTCGCAATCGCCAATCAGGCTTTTGACAGTCGAACGCAATAAAGTTGCGTAATGCCCGGACATCGGCGCGATTAAAAGCACTTGGCGGGCTGCGGGTTTGCGCCCTTGGACGTCAAAATGTATCAAATCGCCGAAAGCGCCGGATACAACGGGCTTGACCTGTACCAAATGATCCCGACCATCGTCGCAGGTGATACTATCAATTGCCCAATCGGGCTTGGTGATCATCCGCTGAAAGCTACGCTCGGTCACTTGCCCCCAGGCAGCGGCCCACTGCAGCCAGGGGTTTGGCACTGCGGAAAAGGCTGGATAAGAGGCAAAAGCCTGTGCGGTTGCACCCATCCATTGATTGGTGTTTCGCATGGCTTCCATAAAGTCGTAGCTGGCCATATGGCGCATTTTCGTCTCCTGCCTCGTGCGGCTAATTGAAATAATTCGACGCTTTGCGTTTGGGTTTAAAAATTGTTATGCTGCACAGCAGCGAAGGTATGCGGAAATTTACCAAATGACAACCACAGATCAAGATATTGAAAATCAAACGTCAAAATTAGAGCAAAATCTTGCAAAACTAGATGAATTAAATCAACGCTTGATTACGGTATTGCAAACCAAAAAAACAACAGATGCGGCTCTTAGTGGGCCTGGTCATGATTTGGCGCTTAAGACGACAGCAGCCTATTGGCAGGAGGCAATTCAGAATCCAAGCAGACTGATTGAGCATCAAATCGCCTATTGGGGAAAAACGCTTACCCATTTCATCGAAGCACAAAACGCGATGATGCACAAAGATTTTGATGCAGTAGAGACCAGCGCTCCGCTGGATAAACGATTTTCCAATCCTTTGTGGAATAGTCATCCCTATTTTAAATTCATAAAACAGCAGTATTTGCACAATGCCGAAGTAGTGCAAAGTTCGATTGAGTCTATTGACGGTCTTGAGACAACTGAAAAAAGACGACTTGAGTACTTTTCGAAACAAATTGTCGATATGATGGCGCCAACAAATTTTCTGGCGACCAATCCTGATGCTTTAGAACAGGCGGTGGAAACCCAAGGCCAATCCCTCATCGATGGGTTGGAAAACCTAATTGCTGATCTTGAGGACAATGATGGCGAATTGGTTGTGCGCTTGGCAGATGAAAAGGCCTTTGAGCTTGGTGGGAATATTGCCACCACTCCTGGAAAGGTCGTGTTTCGGAACCATATGCTTGAGCTTATTCAATACAGTCCCAGCACCCAAACCACACATGAGATTCCGTTGGTAATTTTTCCACCGTGGATTAACAAATTTTACATTTTGGATCTGACAGCGCAAAACAGTTTAATTAAATGGCTGGTTGCGCAGGGCCTCACTGTTTTTATCGTGTCCTGGATCAACCCGGACGCCAGTTATAAAGAGGTCTCGCTTGAAGATTACATAGAACATGGCTATCTGCAGGCACTGCAAACGGTACGGTCCGAAACCGGGCAAGATAAGGTAAATGCAGTAGGCTACTGTATTGGTGGAACGACCTTGGCCCTGACCTTGGCTTTGTTAAAGCAGCGCGGTGAGGAATTAATCAATAGTGCAACCTTCTTCACCACACTGACAGATTTTTCAAATCAAGGTGAGTTTTTACCCTTTCTTCAGAATGATTTCATTGACGGGATCGAACAGGAAGTGGGCACAAAAGGCATCCTTGAAAGTTACATCATGGCACGCACTTTTAGCTTTTTGCGGTCGAATGATTTGATTTATTCACCTGCGATCAAAAGCTATATGATGGGCAAAGCCCCCCCCGCTTTTGATCTTTTGTATTGGAATGGAGACGGTGCAAATCTGCCCGGAAAGATGGCCGTGCAATACCTGCGCGGACTGTGCCAGCGCAATGAATTTGCGGAAGGAGGGTTTGAGCTTTTTGGCGAAAAGTTACATTTGCGGAATGTTGATGTGCCGCTGTGCGCGGTTGCGTGCGAAACTGATCATATTGCCAATTGGAAAGACAGTTACCGCGGGGTGGCACAAATGGGCAGCCGATCCAAAACCTTTATACTGGCAGAATCAGGTCATATTGCGGGTATCATTAACCCCCCAGGCAAAAATAAATATGGGTTTTTTCTAAATTCTGACCCGAAAAAAACGCCGGAAAAATGGCACTCAAATGCAAAATACCATGCTGGTAGCTGGTGGAATGAGTGGGCAAGCTGGTTAAAGAAACGTTCTGGAAAACAAAGGGATGCACTTGTGCCGGGCAGCGACAGTTTGCCAGTCATTTGTGACGCACCGGGGCTCTATGTCACTCAGAAAGCCAAAGTTTAAGCCATTTTTTTTGCCGCACTGCAGAAAAAATACTTGAAATGCTGCACTGCAGCATGTATATCGGATTTATAAATATATTCAGAAATAACTTCTGAGAGTTTAAAGGATCAAAACAATGGCGACGATGGCACCTGATATGACAACTTTCTTTAAAGATATTATCGATTCATTCCCTGTAGATACAAAATTCTACCAAGATGCTTTTGATAATTCGGCCGAAATGAATGAAAAAATGACTAAAGTTGCTTTGCAAGCTGCCCAGCAAAGCGCGGATATTTCAAGCAAATGGACAAAAGATACATTGGGAAAAATCTCAACGATCTCTGCAGTGAAAACCGATCCAGCAGACTACGCAAAAGCGCTTACTGATTTTGCATCTGCTCAAGCTGAAGTTGCTGCTGAAAACATCGCCGCTTTTGCAGAAGTCGCAAAAAAGGCACAAATGGAAACCGTTGAACTGGTGATGGCAGCCGGCAAAGAGGCCACTCAGGAAGCAACAGATGTCGTCAAAAAGGCAACCAAAGAGGTCAACGCAGTGGCTAAAAAAGCAGCTGCCAAGTAATTTCCCCTCGTTTTCTCCTCCCAAGAAAACTGTGGTGGGTGAGCAATAGCTCACCCTTTCTTTTTTTGCTGCAAGCGCGTAGAGTTTGCCGCAGCGCTGCATTTTTCGGAGGTCACCGTGTCGACGACAGATAAACCACTCTTGATAAAACGATATGCAAGTCGACGCTTGTACAACACAGAAACCAGTGACTATGTCACGCTTGAAGATATCGCAGGCTTTATTCGGGACGGTCGTGAGGTTCAGATTATTGACCTAAAATCTGGTGATGATCTGACGAGACAATTTTTACTGCAAATCATTGCAGATCACGAAAGCCGCGGTGAAAATGTACTGCCTGTCAATGTGCTGACCGATTTGGTGCGCAGCTACACCACCCAAGCTACAAGTATCGTGCCACAGTTTTTGGCGATGTCTTTTGATATGATGCGTGATGGGCAATCGAAAATGCTTGAAAACATGGGGGCCATGAGCCCGCTCGCTGGGATGCCCGGTTTTGAGGCTATGCAGGCTCAGCAAGAAGCGTTTCTAAAGGCTATGACCGGAGGATTTCCCCCACGGTCTGACGAAAAACCCAAACCAGAAGCATCTGAGGATAAACCCGCTGACAGCGGTGATTTGCAAACAATTAAATCGCAATTGGCAGATCTTCAGGCACAGTTGGAAAAGTTAAGCCGGTAGAATTGTTATAGATGGTTGCTTGGGGCCTTAAATTGGTTAAAGCCCCAAACGGTCGCGCATTGCATACCAACTCATTGCCAAAACCAGCAAAGGGGTGCGTAAACGGCTTCCCCCGGGAAACGGCATTGCCGGTACCTTTGACATGGTTTCAAATCCACTCGCAGCACCATTAATTGCCAGTGCCATCATTTTACCTGCATGGGTTGCCGTGCCCACCCCATGACCAGAATAACCAGACGCGCTTAGGATATTGGGTTCCAACCTAGTCAGATAGGGCATGCGCCGCACGGTTATTCCCAAAGTACCGCCCCACGCATAGTCAATTTTGACATCTGCAAGATGCGGAAAAATCTCTGTCATCGGTTTGCGCACTGTTTCAGCAATGTTCTTTGGAAAATGATAACTATAATTTTCTCCCCCCCCAAAGAGTAGGCGGCCATCGTGTGATAGGCGAAAATAATTCACCACAAACTTTGTATCCGCCACCGCGACATCTTTGGTCAACACCCGCGATGCTTCGCTTCCCAATGGTTCGGTTGCTGCAATAAAGTTGTTTATGGGCATCACCCGCCGGGCTACTTTTGGCTCAAGCCCGCCTAAGTAGCCATTGCAGGCAATCACCACGTGGTGACATCGCAAGACCCCGTTTTCAGCTGTGACAACGGGGTTTGATCCCCGAGCAACTTCTTGAACGCGGGTCTTTTCATAAATTGTAACGCCCGCCTTGATCGCCGCCTGTGCAAGGCCCAAGGCAAAGCGCAATGGGTGCAGATGCGCAGCCCCATGATCCAATATGCCGCCATAATAACGTGGGGACGGGCAGAGGTCTTCGGTAGCGCTACGGTCTAATTTATCAATCTGCGTATAGCCATAGCGGCTTTCAAGAAAATCAGCATAGTGGTGCAATTCGTCCATTTGCTTTCTGGTAAGGCCAATATCTGCAACCCCGGGGCGCAGATAACAGTCAATTTTATGATCCTTGATCAATGATTTGACGGTGTCTTTGGCATCTTCTGCAAGCTGCCATAGTTTATCGCCAATACTGTCGCCCATCAGCTTCAGCAGATCATCTTGCTCCATCCTTTGGCCGGTTCCAAGCTGACCCCCATTGCGCCCTGATGCGCCAAAGCCAACCCTATGTGCATCCAAAAGCGCCACTTTAAAGCCAGCCTCGGCAAGATGCAGCGCGGCAGAAAGACCTGTGAAACCCGCACCGATAACACAGACATCAGCGCTGTGTTCGCCGCGCAATTGTTCAAATTCTGGCAAAGGGGTTGCTGTCGCTGCGTACCAGCTATCCGGATAGCACCCCAAGCGGTCATTGGCGTCTAAAAGGTTCATACGTTCAGCAGTAAATGTTCGCGTTCCCACGGGCTGATCACTTGCAGAAACTCTTCGTATTCTGCGCGCTTCACAATCGAATACACCCGGGCGAACTCAGGGCCAAGGATTTCATGTAATTCGGGCGAGGCTTCAAAAAGGTCCAAGGCTTCGCCCATTACTCTGGGGATATCAGTTTCGCCCTCATAGGCTTCACCGCGAAATTGTTTCCCCGGACGCAGTTCATTTTGCATCCCTAGATAGCCGCAAGCCAGCGATACAGCGATGCCCAGATATGGGTTGCAATCCATACCCGCCAGCCGGTTTTCCACCCGCCGTGCCTCTGGATCTGAGATTGGAATACGAATACCGGCTGTGCGGTTGTCGCGCGCCCACTCAAGGTTGATCGGCGCAGAGTGCTCTTTAACGTAACGGCGATAGGAATTGACATAGGGTGCCAGAATGGCGATGGCGCGCGGAACATAGCGCTGCAAGCCGCCGATAAAGTGGTAAAAAAGATCGGTTTCGCCGCCTTGAGGGCCAGAGAATGCATTGGTGCCGGTTTCGATATCAATAATGGAATGGTGGATATGCATGGCGCTGCCGGGTTCATTTTCAATTGGCTTGGCCATGAAAGTCGCAAAACAATCATGCCGCAGTGCTGCTTCGCGGATCAGCCGTTTAAAATAAAACACTTCATCGGCCAATCGCACCGGATCTCCGTGGCGCAGATTAATCTCTAGCTGTCCGGCGCCGCCTTCTTGGGTGATGCCGTCGATCTCGAACCCCTGCGCTTCGGCAAAGTCATAAATATCGTCAATCACCGGACCAAATTCATCAACCGCTGTCATGGAATAGGCTTGCCGCGCGGCTGCTGGGCGGCCGGACCGTCCCATCATTGCAGATATTGGTTTGGCTGGATCAATGTTGCGGGCGACAAGAAAAAATTCCATTTCGGGGGCCACAACAGGTTCCCATCCTTTGGAACGATAAAGCTCAACCACCCGTTTTAAAACATTGCGCGGCGCAAAGGGAACGGGTTCGTCTTTGCGGTCATAGGCGTCATGAATCACCTGCAATGTCCAATCGCCGGTCCAGGGCGCCGCGGTGGCGGTGGAATAATCGGGTTTAAGCACCATATCGCGTTCGATAAACCCGTCATCACCGGCTGCTTCACCCCACCCGCCCGTGATGGTTTGATAAAAAATCGAGTCTGGAAGATAAAAGGACGACTGGCGGGCAAATTTTCCGGCCGGAACAGCCTTGCCTCGTGCGATGCCCGGTAAATCGGCGATAATACACTCGACCTCATCTAATTTGCGGCCCTCAAGATAGTCGGAGGCAGATTGAGGCATTTTTTTAAAGGTATTTTCCAACTTACTCATGCTGTCACCTGTGCTAAATCGAATATATTATAAATACGGTCCGCCAGGGCAGAGTTTGAGTTTGGCAACTCTAACTTGCAAGATGCCTGCTCAAGTAGGTCGTCCGGCACTACGCCGCGGCCGCGCTTCTCGATCAGACCGTGAATGAAACCGCTGTCAAATTCTGGATGGGCCTGCACCGTGAAAACGTTCTCGCCGTAGCCCAAAAAGGCATATTTGCAAAACGGGCTAGAGCCTAAGACATGCGCCTGTGGCGGCAGCTCTACAATTTGATCTTGGTGCCAAGCGTTTAGTGTCACGGTTTGGCCTTCAAAGTCATATTTGGTGGCGCCGACCGACCAACCACCAGAATATTTTTCCACCTGTCCACCAAGCGCCTGTGCAATGATCTGATGCCCAAAGCAGACGCCTACAAGAGGCATATTCAAGCTATAGATATCCCTTACAAGCGCTTTTAAAGGCGCGATAAACGGCAAGTTATCATAAATACCGTGACGTGAGCCTGTGATCAGCCAGCAATCTGCTGACTCAGCAGATTTTGGAAACTCCATATCAACCACGCTATAGGCGGCAAACGAATAGTCTCGGCGGGACAGAAATCGCGAAAACATCTGCGCATAATTGCCAGTTTCGGCGATCATTTCAGCTGGCGCATGCCCAGCTTGTAAAATACCGACTTTCATAAATCACCCGTTGCTTTTATGCCCGCTGCCAAGCAGTTGCGACTATTCATACTGTCTCCAGATAGACTTTCCAGTGTTCGTCTTCTGGAATTGATTGCAGTTTGTCGTATTCTTGTTGTTTTGTCATACAGAAATTTTCAATCAGCGTGCCTGGCAATATACGCGCAATCATTGGGTCACTTTCAAATAGCGACATGGCCTTTGTCCAATCTGTCGCAAGCTGCGGCATGTGCTGATCATAGGCA
The nucleotide sequence above comes from Rhodobacteraceae bacterium Araon29. Encoded proteins:
- a CDS encoding glutamine synthetase, with the protein product MPQSASDYLEGRKLDEVECIIADLPGIARGKAVPAGKFARQSSFYLPDSIFYQTITGGWGEAAGDDGFIERDMVLKPDYSTATAAPWTGDWTLQVIHDAYDRKDEPVPFAPRNVLKRVVELYRSKGWEPVVAPEMEFFLVARNIDPAKPISAMMGRSGRPAAARQAYSMTAVDEFGPVIDDIYDFAEAQGFEIDGITQEGGAGQLEINLRHGDPVRLADEVFYFKRLIREAALRHDCFATFMAKPIENEPGSAMHIHHSIIDIETGTNAFSGPQGGETDLFYHFIGGLQRYVPRAIAILAPYVNSYRRYVKEHSAPINLEWARDNRTAGIRIPISDPEARRVENRLAGMDCNPYLGIAVSLACGYLGMQNELRPGKQFRGEAYEGETDIPRVMGEALDLFEASPELHEILGPEFARVYSIVKRAEYEEFLQVISPWEREHLLLNV
- a CDS encoding type 1 glutamine amidotransferase → MKVGILQAGHAPAEMIAETGNYAQMFSRFLSRRDYSFAAYSVVDMEFPKSAESADCWLITGSRHGIYDNLPFIAPLKALVRDIYSLNMPLVGVCFGHQIIAQALGGQVEKYSGGWSVGATKYDFEGQTVTLNAWHQDQIVELPPQAHVLGSSPFCKYAFLGYGENVFTVQAHPEFDSGFIHGLIEKRGRGVVPDDLLEQASCKLELPNSNSALADRIYNIFDLAQVTA
- a CDS encoding FAD-dependent oxidoreductase, which produces MNLLDANDRLGCYPDSWYAATATPLPEFEQLRGEHSADVCVIGAGFTGLSAALHLAEAGFKVALLDAHRVGFGASGRNGGQLGTGQRMEQDDLLKLMGDSIGDKLWQLAEDAKDTVKSLIKDHKIDCYLRPGVADIGLTRKQMDELHHYADFLESRYGYTQIDKLDRSATEDLCPSPRYYGGILDHGAAHLHPLRFALGLAQAAIKAGVTIYEKTRVQEVARGSNPVVTAENGVLRCHHVVIACNGYLGGLEPKVARRVMPINNFIAATEPLGSEASRVLTKDVAVADTKFVVNYFRLSHDGRLLFGGGENYSYHFPKNIAETVRKPMTEIFPHLADVKIDYAWGGTLGITVRRMPYLTRLEPNILSASGYSGHGVGTATHAGKMMALAINGAASGFETMSKVPAMPFPGGSRLRTPLLVLAMSWYAMRDRLGL
- the phaR gene encoding polyhydroxyalkanoate synthesis repressor PhaR — protein: MSTTDKPLLIKRYASRRLYNTETSDYVTLEDIAGFIRDGREVQIIDLKSGDDLTRQFLLQIIADHESRGENVLPVNVLTDLVRSYTTQATSIVPQFLAMSFDMMRDGQSKMLENMGAMSPLAGMPGFEAMQAQQEAFLKAMTGGFPPRSDEKPKPEASEDKPADSGDLQTIKSQLADLQAQLEKLSR
- a CDS encoding phasin, PhaP, which encodes MAPDMTTFFKDIIDSFPVDTKFYQDAFDNSAEMNEKMTKVALQAAQQSADISSKWTKDTLGKISTISAVKTDPADYAKALTDFASAQAEVAAENIAAFAEVAKKAQMETVELVMAAGKEATQEATDVVKKATKEVNAVAKKAAAK